One Aspergillus oryzae RIB40 DNA, chromosome 2 genomic window carries:
- a CDS encoding cleavage polyadenylation factor subunit MPE1 (predicted E3 ubiquitin ligase): MSSSVHFKFKSQKEPSRVTFDGTGISVFELKREIINQSRLGDGTDFELSIYNEDTGEEYDDDTTIIPRSTSVIARRLPASRPGKGGATRYVSGKMPINARNAPRNDQVSSSRTVSNSTNTVSNGVLELNNAQTEEEKINALFNLQANQWKEQQQEMANATPVPFGRGRGKPINVPDHPPPPGYLCYRCREKGHWIQACPTNNDPKFDGKYRVKRSTGIPRSLQTKVEKPESLTIDGSNEDLKNTGVMVNADGDFVIAKPDKAAWELYQEKAKASAAAAAEAAAAEYSKELQARGLECPIDKRMFLEPAKTPCCQRTYCNDCITNALIESDFVCPGCGTEGVLLDNLSADDDAVTKIKAYEAEKMDLKKEKEKQSAAQENQSNNKPYASTDDSSGKAELSSPASTGENLSKHSKKRPAEDGPFSESTEESNPTSTQKKQKAEDNPKSTETSSSQVSDPSTGFQSLPFGQQMPFAGFNFMQAQGIPSMAFPDAGFAGEGMGFMNSTGLASSNAFTNNIAQTWNHMGGMNFNPLSNGLYGDGTNGAVNSGYGATNMFNGVGDSPVNMFPISHMAGSMQQSLGFPQGPSMGHFSNQQRTTFSTPYAREEDTAYFRQPVNPQRHQARYRRIRPSDYREL, from the exons ATGTCATCCTCTGTTCACTTCAAGTTCAAATCTCAAAAAGAACCCTCAAGGGTGACTTTTGATGGCACCGGTATCTCTGTCTTTGAATTGAAACGCGAAATTATCAATCAGAGTAGACTGGGTGACGGAACCGATTTCGAGCTGTCCATCTACAATGAAGACACTGGAGAAG AGTACGATGACGATACCACAATCATACCTCGTTCGACATCCGTTATAGCCCGGAGGCTACCTGCATCGCGACCTGGCAAAGGCGGTGCTACTCGTTACGTATCCGGGAAAATGCCTATAAATGCGCGCAATGCTCCTCGTAATGACCAAGTTTCGTCGAGCCGAACAGTATCCAACTCTACCAATACAGTTAGCAACGGTGTCCTAGAACTTAACAATGCTCAGaccgaagaggagaaaatAAATGCGCTTTTCAACTTGCAGGCCAatcaatggaaagaacagcagcaagagaTGGCTAA TGCTACACCCGTTCCGTTTGGTCGCGGGAGAGGAAAGCCAATAAATGTCCCCGACCATCCTCCGCCTCCCGGATATCTTTGCTATCGTTGCCGTGAAAAAG GTCATTGGATTCAAGCATGCCCAACCAACAATGATCCCAAGTTCGATGGCAAGTACCGAGTGAAACGTTCAACTGGTATACCTCGTTCTCTGCAAACCAAAGTTGAAAAGCCGGAATCGCTCACGATAGATGGCTCCAATGAAGATTTGAAGAATACAGGCGTTATGGTTAATGCTGATGGTGATTTTGTCATTGCTAAACCAGACAAGGCGGCTTGGGAATTGTACCAAGAAAAAGCTAAGGCTTCAGCCGCTGCCGCCGCggaagctgcagctgcagaatATAGCAAGGAGTTGCAAGCACGTGGGCTAGAGTGCCCAATTGATAAACGGATGTTCTTAGAACCCGCAAAAACCCCGTGCTGCCAAAGAACTTACTGCAATGACTGTATTACAAATGCATTAATCGAGAGTGATTTCGTCTGTCCTGGATGTGGAACAGAAGGTGTCCTACTGGATAATCTGTCTGCAGACGATGACGCTGTCACAAAGATTAAGGCTTAtgaggctgagaagatggatttgaaaaaagaaaaagagaaacaatcGGCAGCCCAAGAGAATCAGTCAAACAACAAACCATATGCCTCAACCGACGATTCAAGTGGAAAAGCTGAGTTGTCGTCACCAGCCTCAACTGGGGAAAATTTGTCGAAACATTCTAAGAAAAGGCCTGCGGAGGATGGGCCTTTTAGCGAATCCACCGAAGAGTCAAACCCAACTTCCacacagaagaagcagaaagccGAAGATAACCCTAAGTCTACCGAAACATCGTCTTCACAAGTCAGTGATCCTTCTACTGGATTTCAGTCTCTCCCTTTCGGCCAACAAATGCCTTTTGCTGGATTCAATTTCATGCAGGCCCAAGGCATTCCTTCAATGGCTTTCCCTGATGCTGGATTCGCGGGAGAAGGGATGGGGTTTATGAACTCGACTGGCTTAGCTTCATCTAATGCTTTCACTAATAATATCGCCCAAACTTGGAACCACATGGGCGGTATGAATTTCAATCCGCTGTCAAATGGTTTATATGGTGACGGCACAAACGGTGCGGTTAATTCTGGGTACGGCGCTACGAATATGTTCAATGGGGTGGGTGACTCTCCAGTGAATATGTTTCCCATATCTCATATGGCTGGAAGTATGCAACAGAGCTTAGGTTTTCCACAGGGACCAAGTATGGGCCATTTCTCAAACCAACAGCGGACTACATTTAGCACTCCGTATGCCCGCGAAGAAGATACGGCGTATTTCCGCCAGCCAGTTAATCCACAACGACATCAAGCAAGATATAGGAGGATACGGCCTAGTGATTATCGAGAGCTTTAA
- a CDS encoding imidazoleglycerol-phosphate synthase (glutamine amidotransferase/cyclase), with amino-acid sequence MPTVHLLDYVAGNVRSLVNAINKVGYDVEWVKNPEDLKNADKLILPGVGHFGHCLSQLSEGGYLEPIKKHIDSGKPFMGICVGLQALFEGSEEDPDVPGLGLIQKRMSKFDDSAKSVPHIGWNSAMNTSVGPLGAQSFCGLSPDSKYYYVHSYAAFYTPGVLEKDGWSVATATYGEEEFIGAIAKGNIFATQFHPEKSGQAGLRTIRAFLDGDQMQSPTPDTSVSREKKYGLTRRVIACLDVRTNDSGDLVVTKGDQYDVREKDGVNSGGQVRNLGKPVDMAKKYYEQGADEVTFLNITSFRNCPVADTPMLEILRRASETVFVPLTIGGGIKDTIDPDGTCISALDVATMYFKSGADKVSIGSDAVIAAEQYYEAGEKLSGKTAIETISRAYGNQAVVVSVDPKRVYVNGPEDTKHHTIRTQYPNSSGQSFCWYQCTIKGGREARDLDVWQLAKAVEAMGAGELLLNCIDKDGSNSGFDLELINDVKTAIKIPVIASSGAGNPGHFAEVFERTTTDAALGAGMFHRGEYTVSDVKDYLSGQGFLVRKPETDI; translated from the exons ATGCCCACCGTCCATCTGCTCGACTATGTTGCCGGGAATGTTCGTTCGTTGGTGAATGCAATTAACAAAGTTGGGTATGATGTTGAATGGGTTAAAAATCCCGAAGATCTGAAGAATGCGGAT AAACTTATACTGCCCGGAGTTGGCCATTTCGGCCATTGTCTCTCTCAGCTTTCAGAGGGCGGGTATCTAGAACCGATAAAGAAGCACATAGATTCTGGGAAACCTTTCATGGGGATCTGTGTCGGTCTACAAGCACTGTTTGAAGGGTCCGAGGAGGACCCTGATGTCCCCGGGTTGGGGCTGATACAAAAGCGAATGAGCAAATTCGATGACAGTGCGAAGAGTGTACCCCACATAGGTTGGAATTCTGCCATGAACACCAGTGTTGGTCCTTTAGGAGCTCAAAGTTTCTGTGGATTGAGCCCAGACAGCAAATATTACTATGTTCACTCTTATGCAGCATTTTACACACCTGGTGTACTGGAGAAAGATGGTTGGTCTGTTGCTACAGCCACATATGGCGAGGAGGAATTCATAGGTGCGATAGCAAAGGGAAATATTTTCGCCACGCAGTTCCATCCAGAGAAGAGCGGGCAGGCTGGCTTGCGGACTATCCGTGCCTTCTTGGATGGTGACCAGATGCAATCACCTACGCCAGACACATCGGTCTCGCGTGAGAAGAAGTATGGTTTGACTCGCAGAGTTATTGCTTGTCTCGATGTCCGCACGAACGACTCCGGTGACCTCGTCGTCACGAAAGGCGATCAATATGATGTACGCGAGAAGGATGGCGTGAATTCTGGAGGCCAGGTAAGGAATCTGGGAAAGCCAGTCGACATGGCTAAAAAATATTACGAGCAAGGGGCAGACGAAGTGACATTTCTGAACATAACCTCATTCAGAAACTGTCCAGTGGCAGACACACCTATGCTGGAAATATTGAGAAGGGCATCCGAAACTGTGTTCGTACCTCTCACGATTGGGGGTGGAATCAAGGACACCATTGATCCAGATGGCACCTGCATCTCGGCCCTTGACGTCGCCACCATGTATTTCAAATCTGGGGCGGATAAAGTCAGCATTGGCTCCGATGCTGTTATTGCAGCTGAGCAATATTACGAAGCCGGCGAAAAATTGTCTGGGAAAACCGCCATAGAGACAATATCAAGGGCATATGGAAACCAAGCTGTGGTTGTGAGCGTCGATCCTAAACGCGTATACGTCAACGGTCCTGAAGACACTAAGCATCATACCATCAGGACACAGTATCCGAATAGCTCAGGGCAAAGCTTTTGTTGGTACCAGTGCACCATCAAAGGTGGTAGAGAGGCCCGGGACCTGGATGTTTGGCAGTTAGCAAAAGCTGTTGAGGCCATGGGTGCTGGGGAACTACTTTTGAATTGCATTGATAAAGATGGAAGCAATAGCGGTTTCGATCTAGAATTAATCAACGACGTCAAAACGGCTATCAAAATACCAGTCATTGCTTCCAGTGGGGCCGGAAATCCTGGGCATTTTGCGGAAGTTTTCGAGCGTACTACTACAGATGCAGCACTGGGCGCCGGCATG TTCCACCGTGGTGAATATACTGTTAGCGATGTCAAAGACTATTTAAGTGGCCAAGGGTTTCTGGTTCGCAAACCTGAAACTGACATCTAA
- a CDS encoding deoxycytidylate deaminase (deoxycytidylate deaminase) yields the protein MELKLADEERLRPNWDQYFMQLASLAAQRSNCMKRRVGCVLVRECRVISTGYNGTPRHLRNCNEAGCPRCNRGEGGGVGLSTCLCLHAEENALLEAGRERIREGTILYCDT from the exons ATGGAACTTAAACTGGCTGACGAGGAGCGCTTACGACCAAACTGGGATCAGTACTTCATGCAATTGGCATCTCTTGCCGCACAGCGGAGTAATTGtatgaagagaagggtggGCTGCGTGCTTGTTCGGGAATGCCGTGTCATTAGTACTGGATACAACGGAACTCCACGGCATCTCAGGAACTGCAACGAGGCTGGCT GTCCAAGATGCAACCGAGGTGAAGGTGGAGGCGTCGGTTTGTCCACGTGTCTTTGCCTACATGCAGAAGAGAACGCGCTATTAGAAGCCGGGAGGGAGCGCATACGGGAAGGTACAATACTTTATTGTGACACGTGA
- a CDS encoding uncharacterized protein (predicted protein) codes for MLIGLCGGICSGKHAIAEYLIQHQGFQLLELKSRSFPQIADEPEDDRWLHASEFTGKERSQPSQLSFGSAESLLDFATKNWQGLWVTTDIWESVTLDRFLQRPFFLLVSVDAPVSLRWQRFRERSDSNYILCCKYTIARVKDY; via the exons atgTTGATTGGGTTGTGTGGAG GGATATGCTCTGGTAAACATGCCATTGCAGAGTACCTTATCCAGCATCAAGGGTTCCAGCTACTCGAACTTAAAAGTAGAAGTTTCCCTCAAATAGCTGATGAGCCCGAGGATGATCGATGGCTACATGCGTCGGAGTTCACGGGTAAAGAGAGAAGTCAGCCATCGCAGCTATCTTTTGGAAGTGCCGAATCCCTTCTAGATTTTGCAACGAAAAACTGGCAAGGCCTCTGGGTAACAACAGATATTTGGGAGAGTGTTACTTTAGATCGCTTTCTTCAACGCCCGTTTTTCCTCCTAGTGAGCGTTGACGCTCCAGTCAGTCTTCGGTGGCAGCGATTTAGGGAGAGGTCAGACTCTAACTACATCCTGTGTTGCAAGTATACGATTGCGAGAGTGAAAGACTACTAA
- a CDS encoding putative autophagy ubiquitin-activating enzyme ApgG (ubiquitin activating E1 enzyme-like protein): MQYTPFASDIELPFYTALASLKINHDKLDDSARKIMGLYEIRSTDPPSSSCRMQIHGNALTSDEVPAGFYRAEGLIKNVNTIEEYRNADKTLLLCSSGRMVSLTTHGILQGNNDTIWDAIKDGTIYSCPSLLSSFAVLSYADLKRYKFHYWFAFPAIHSDPPWAPLGATGDTSHSKSSEREYVPFVYLSSAESSTLVEAVHTWGYGTDARQRGFFLARRILATSGKAYKDPTKHTGSKPGKDKAADAEGACWRIAALSDYENGFFDGANFEDCYVCFVDPSNYENAPGWMLRNLLVLVKHRWGLSKIQVLRYRDVHSKRDQGRSIVVTLAEKNQPTLDLKAPDHIMPKVTGWERNPTGKLTGRLVDLTEYLDPQRLADQSVDLNLKLMKWRISPNLDLEKIKHTKCLLLGAGTLGSYVARNLMGWGVTKITFVDNGSVSFSNPVRQPLFNFKDCLEGGAKKAHRASQALSDIYPGVESTGYALSVPMAGHPVLDAEKTRREFEQLERLICEHDVIFLLMDTRESRWLPTVMGKAAGKIVMNAALGFDSFVVMRHGVKVAENPAAELGCYFCNDIVAPVNSIKDQTLDQQCTVTRPGVAAIASALLVELLISILQHPLGAAAPAPASRNDDRGSHPLGLVPHQIRGFLSTFENLCVVGRSYKCCSACSETIVDTYKEKGWDFVQKALNETGYVENLSGLKEVGTPVLVSYLLSCSLCLLP, encoded by the exons ATGCAGTATACACCATTTGCCTCGGATATAGAGCTCCCATTTTACACCGCATTAGCATCCTTGAAAATTAACCATGACAAGCTTGATGACTCCGCCCGCAAAATAATGGGCCTCTATGAGATTCGTTCAACAGACCCTCCTAGCAGCTCATGTCGGATGCAAATACATGGAAATGCACTAACCAGTGACGA AGTACCTGCAGGTTTCTACAGAGCCGAAGGATTAATTAAAAATGTCAATACTATCGAGGAATATCGAAATGCAGATAAAACACTTTTACTCTGCTCATCTGGCAGAATGGTCAGTTTAACCACGCATGGTATTTTGCAGGGAAATAATGACACT ATATGGGACGCGATAAAAGATGGCACCATATACTCGTGTCCATCACTGTTGTCATCCTTTGCCGTTCTTTCTTATGCAGACCTAAAGAGGTACAAGTTTCATTATTGGTTCGCATTCCCTGCAATCCATTCGGATCCTCCCTGGGCCCCACTAGGGGCAACTGGTGATACCTCCCACTCCAAGTCCTCTGAAAGGGAATATGTGCCTTTTGTATACTTATCAAGTGCTGAAAGTTCAACACTTGTGGAGGCAGTACACACCTGGGGCTACGGCACCGACGCACGCCAGCGAGGTTTTTTCTTAGCTCGAAGGATCTTAGCCACTAGCGGCAAAGCCTATAAGGACCCGACTAAACATACAGGTTCCAAACCAGGAAAGGACAAAGCGGCAGATGCGGAGGGTGCCTGTTGGCGGATTGCTGCCCTTTCCGATTATGAAAATGGCTTTTTTGACGGTGCCAACTTTGAAGACTGCTATGTCTGCTTCGTTGATCCTTCTAATTACGAAAACGCGCCTGGCTGGATGCTGAGGAATCTGTTGGTGCTTGTAAAACATCGGTGGGGATTGAGTAAAATCCAAGTTTTGAGATACCGCGATGTGCATTCGAAGCGTGACCAAGGCCGCAGCATCGTTGTAACATTAGCGGAGAAGAATCAACCAACGTTAGACCTGAAGGCGCCAGACCATATTATGCCCAAAGTGACCGGTTGGGAGCGCAATCCAACAGGGAAATTGACAGGGAGATTGGTTGACCTAACAGAATATCTGGATCCCCAGAG GTTAGCAGATCAGTCTGTAgacctcaacctcaaactCATGAAATGGCGGATTAGTCCCAACCTAGACCTCGAAAAGATCAAGCATACAAAATGCCTCCTACTTGGTGCAGGCACTCTTGGAAGCTATGTTGCCCGGAATCTGATG GGCTGGGGCGTTACCAAGATAACATTTGTCGACAACGGGTCGGTATCGTTCTCTAATCCAGTGAGGCAGCCGCTATTTAACTTTAAAGATTGTTTGGAAGGCGGAGCTAAAAAAGCGCACCGGGCATCTCAAGCTTTGTCGGATATATACCCCGGGGTCGAATCTACCGGATATGCTCTATCAGTGCCGATGGCTGGCCACCCCGTATTAGATGCTGAAAAAACCCGACGGGAGTTTGAACAACTTGAGAGACTGATATGTGAGCATGAtgtcatctttcttctgatGGATACACGGGAATCCCGTTGGTTACCAACAGTCATGGGAAAGGCAGCGGGAAAAATTGTGATGAATGCTGCGTTGGGGTTTGACTCCTTCGTTGTCATGCGTCATGGTGTGAAGGTTGCAGAAAACCCAGCAGCAGAGCTCGGTTGCTACTTTTGCAATGATATTGTTGCGCCAGTGAAT TCCATAAAAGACCAGACGCTGGACCAACAGTGCACTGTGACTAGGCCTGGTGTGGCCGCGATAGCTTCCGCCTTATTGGTTGAGCTGCTAATTTCtatacttcaacatcctctGGGTGCTGCAGCCCCAGCTCCGGCCTCAAGGAATGATGATCGAGGTAGTCATCCCCTAGGACTCGTGCCCCATCAGATCAGAGGTTTCCTTTCAACATTTGAGAATTTATGCGTAGTGGGCAGGAGCTACAAATGCTGTAGCGCTTGCTCAGAGACTATTGTTGACACGTACAAGGAGAAAGGCTGGGATTTTGTGCAAAAGGCTTTGAATGAGACTGGATACGTGGAAAACCTGAGCGGTCTTAAGGAGGTTGGTACTCCTGTTCTCGTTTCTTActtgctttcttgttcccTTTGTCTTCTACCTTGA
- a CDS encoding RlmE family RNA methyltransferase (cell division protein FtsJ), whose protein sequence is MGLWLPLKVPSRSQRALAFSPFTPKRPSSSKRWQARQLKDHFTREATAQGLKSRAAFKLIQIDAKYRIFRNGQTVVDLGYAPGSWSQVRQLAINLTLRTGPNGRVLGVDIIPAQPPKGVFTIQGNFLDPSIQAYVQNFLHNPTRDQQHRPGISPHVSLSHETSEDTKNPIHNCKEMEELCLTGKRTVDVVLSDILSDLCNRMMNTSGMSFRDHAGSMDLCRAALQFSFEVLKAGGHFVCKFYQGAEDKDLEKQLKRLFQKVHRLKPESSRNESKEAYFIGLARKQHATRHDVLKSP, encoded by the exons ATGGGTCTGTGGTTACCTCTAAAGGTGCCTTCACGGTCGCAACGTGCTCTTGCgttttctcctttcactCCAAAGcgaccatcttcctcgaagagaTGGCAAGCACGTCAACTTAAGGATCATTTTACAAGAGAGGCAACAGCCCAAGGGCTGAAAAGTCGAGCTGCGTTTAAACTTATTCAG ATAGATGCGAAATATCGCATTTTCCGCAACGGGCAGACTGTTGTCGATTTG GGATATGCACCTGGTTCGTGGTCCCAGGTACGTCAGCTAGCCATAAATCTTACTCT TCGGACTGGGCCAAACGGTCGCGTCCTTGGCGTTGATATCATCCCTGCTCAGCCTCCAAAGGGCGTATTTACGATTCAAGGAAACTTTTTGGATCCTAGTATCCAGGCCTATGTCCAAAATTTCTTGCACAATCCAACAAGGGACCAACAGCACCGCCCAGGCATAAGCCCACATGTCAGCCTGAGCCATGAGACATCCGAGGATACGAAAAACCCCATTCACAATTGCaaagagatggaagagctTTGCCTGACTGGCAAAAGAACCGTGGACGTGGTTCTAAGCGATAT TCTAAGTGATCTGTGTAATAGGATGATGAATACTAGTGGCATGAGTTTCAGAGATCATGCGGGAAGCATG GACCTTTGCCGAGCTGCACTACAGTTTAGTTTTGAGGTCTTGAAGGCAGGTGGCCACTTTGTTTGCAAGTTTTACCAGGGAGCCGAGGACAAAGATTTGGAAAAGCAGCTCAAGCGGCTGTTCCAGAAAGTACATAGACTCAAACCAGAGTCTTCACGTAAT GAATCTAAGGAAGCGTACTTTATTGGTCTCGCGCGCAAACAACATGCGACGAGGCATGACGTGCTCAAATCTCCTTGA
- a CDS encoding uncharacterized protein (predicted protein), protein MAIKTQCLEKAYDNTLVHTAQLLNAEKNRLLRVEQLLLQFENENLRWQLNHVNQELTKTARVESEVRLQLQATYHELDQLRSMHRASSHEIETLRLGSLTNASVDTKKLLAEKRHLSRALLSAEADVERLKSQKTSQHTLLAEKRNLEQQVATLEAQLESEKRAHGQTLARQSHSAEQIAALSSSLEEARNELMAEARARDGRERVFQQQSIEWAAQRAALDAKLDALNKKLRSTKDQYQPAATERRRHGTSNNHESKFSSAESTTQHNSGLTIATPGAIRAQDKISKTSTLPGQKSSFSITPFLNRTNGLQNSATSSEDDADELHATHMTSGVNKKASENDVQRGGDSKYQSQRASVDELPVAVDTLRLGHGISNSRKGGQTQRKLVDNSDPEGRMENVSGIFAHSSNHGQPKSKKRKLGTQRDMGLFDEEKDDEDAHEIRRPGRKLVLGGTGRNLASQVSAPSGGRLGRGRALGGLGEFSPLKRDRKRS, encoded by the exons ATGGCAATCAAAACACAGTGTCTGGAAAAAGCATATGATAACACCCTGGTGCACACAGCACAGCTTCTTAATGCTGAGAAAAACCGGCTACTACGCGTGGAACAACTACTCCTTCAATTTGAAAATGAGAATCTGCGATGGCAGTTGAATCATGTCAATCAGGAATTGACTAAAACTGCAAGGGTGGAATCTGAAGTCCGTCTTCAGCTCCAAGCGACTTACCATGAGCTTGATCAGCTACGAAGTATGCATCGTGCGTCGTCCCACGAAATAGAGACTCTTCGT CTTGGCTCCCTGACCAATGCTTCTGTTGATACAAAAAAGCTCCTCGCAGAAAAACGCCATCTCTCAAGGGCACTTTTGAGTGCAGAGGCAGACGTTGAAAGGCTAAAGTCCCAAAAGACTTCTCAGCATACGCTCCTTGCCGAGAAGCGAAATCTCGAACAACAGGTGGCAACCCTTGAGGCACAACTCGAAAGCGAAAAAAGGGCCCACGGACAAACATTAGCCAGGCAGTCGCATAGTGCAGAACAGATCGCAGCGCTTAGCTCAAGCCTTGAAGAGGCGCGCAATGAACTCATGGCTGAGGCACGGGCACGGGATGGGCGTGAGCGTGTCTTTCAACAACAGAGTATCGAATGGGCTGCTCAACGAGCGGCCCTCGATGCCAAGCTTGATGCCTTGAATAAGAAGTTACGTTCAACAAAGGACCAATACCAGCCCGCTGCTACGGAACGACGACGGCATGGCACCTCTAATAATCATGAGTCTAAATTCTCCAGTGCAGAGTCCACTACACAGCACAATTCTGGTCTAACAATTGCTACCCCTGGAGCTATTCGTGCCCAGGACAAGATAAGTAAAACATCAACATTGCCTGGCCAGAAGTCATCATTTTCGATCACTCCGTTTCTGAACCGAACAAACGGGCTTCAAAATTCAGCTACAAGTTCTGAGGATGATGCAGACGAGCTCCACGCAACTCATATGACCAGTGGAGTAAATAAGAAGGCCTCTGAAAATGATGTTCAAAGAGGTGGCGATTCTAAGTATCAGAGTCAGAGGGCGTCGGTTGATGAGCTACCTGTCGCCGTAGACACACTACGTCTAGGTCATGGCATTTCCAACAGCAGAAAAGGGGGACAAACCCAGAGAAAATTGGTAGACAATTCAGATCCTGAGGGACGAATGGAAAATGTCAGCGGTATATTTGCCCACTCTTCTAACCATGGGCAGCccaaatcaaagaaacgTAAACTAGGGACCCAACGCGACATGGGCTTGttcgacgaagaaaaagacgacgaagatgctcATGAAATCAGACGGCCGGGCCGGAAGCTGGTCTTGGGCGGTACAGGGCGAAATCTTGCTTCCCAAGTATCTGCCCCAAGTGGCGGTCGCCTTGGACGCGGTCGCGCCTTGGGCGGACTGGGTGAATTTTCTCCCTTGAAGCGAGACAGGAAACGTTCTTAG
- a CDS encoding OST3/OST6 family protein (oligosaccharyltransferase, gamma subunit), whose product MKLFTFIIALFYIISSACASQEPGKFERYQSLSRSVPIDLDDSSYEDLTSKPRDYHVAVLLTAAEARYGCILCRDFQPEWELISRSWNKGPKPDGLKMLFTTLDFSNGKATFQKGGGKLMLQTAPVLLVFPPTVGPFAKVDDAPIRFDFSGPISADQLYVWINRHLPEGPKPSLIRPINYMRLISAVTIVMGVLTLFTVLSPYVLPVIQNRNLWAAFSLISILLFTSGHMFNHIRKVPYVVGDGKGGISYFAGGFSNQFGMETQIIAAIYAILSFATIALAMKVPRIADSKAQQVAVLIWGTVLFGMYSFLLSVFRAKNGGYPFFLPPF is encoded by the exons ATGAAATTGTTTACTTTCATCATCGCACTCTTCTATATTATATCTAGCGCTTGCGCGAGCCAGGAGCCCGGCAAGTTCGAAAGATATCAGTCTCTCTCTCGATCCGTtcccattgatttggatgacTCTTCTTATGAGGACTTGACATCAAAACCTCGAGACTACCACGTTGCGGTACTTTTGACAGCTGCTGAAGCTCGCTATGGGTGCATCTTATGTCGCGACTTTCAGCCAGAATGGGAGCTCATATCGCGAAGTTGGAACAAAGGTCCCAAACCTGATGGCCTAAAAATGCTTTTCACCACCCTTGACTTCAGCAATGGTAAAGCAACTTTCCAAAAG GGGGGCGGAAAGCTAATGCTCCAAACTGCGCCGGTTCTTCTTGTGTTTCCTCCAACTGTTGGCCCCTTTGCTAAAGTTGATGATGCACCCATTAGATTTGATTTCAGTGG TCCAATCTCTGCTGACCAGCTTTACGTGTGGATCAATCGTCATCTTCCGGAGGGACCGAAACCATCTCTTATTCGTCCCATTAACTACATGCGACTCATTTCCGCGGTGACAATTGTAATGGGTGTCTTAACCTTATTCACCGTTCTGTCACCGTATGTTTTACCGGTCATACAGAATCGAAACTTGTGGGCCGCATTCAGCTTGATTTCTATACTATTATTCACAAGCGGCCACATGTTCAATCACATCCGCAAAGTGCCATATGTTGTTGGCGACGGCAAAGGTGGCATTAGCTACTTCGCGGGTGGGTTCTCAAATCAATTTGGAATGGAGACGCAAATCATTGCTGCCATCT AtgccatcctttcctttgcgaCAATAGCACTCGCGATGAAAGTTCCCCGTATCGCAGACAGTAAAGCGCAGCAAGTGGCTGTGCTAATCTGGGGAACTGTATTATTTGGTATGTACAGCTTTCTTCTGAGTGTCTTCAGGGCCAAAAATGGCGgatatcctttcttcctGCCTCCGTTCTAG